In one Palaemon carinicauda isolate YSFRI2023 chromosome 25, ASM3689809v2, whole genome shotgun sequence genomic region, the following are encoded:
- the LOC137619122 gene encoding serine/arginine repetitive matrix protein 1-like, protein MEAFLHLTRVLRRCLFGSSSPQSAAEEPRRRSPALPATSLDLSADRSRSPTPARPADLPSPFLAADALWAPMHPVIKQATVPSGQKGLAHIVAKSLKHQVSPARQHSPAHQCAIAHKLSTVAVPETTHQRAPVSETLRKCSPVRRRSSVPQRSPARQHATARPYPDARHTRPQSPARPRSPTRQRSPLPTLAEVDPLSIVDVVVAGASDELSQTSATVADVAEGLAPPSEHPSRVELSPTVSPAEVFLHLTRVLRRCLFGSSSPQSAAEEPRRRSPSLSATSLDLSADRSRSPTPARPADLPSPFLAADTLWAPMHPVIKQATVPSGQKELAHIVAKSLKRQVSPASQHFPARQWAIARKLSTVAVPETMHQRAPVPETSRQRSPVCRRSLVPQRSPARQRATERPYPDACHARPQSPARPRSPTRQRSPTCQRSPVRPRSSDLSAGGKIPFSPARQRSSTRQQTLTRHQTLPARQHSPTRHRVQSPTRAPPVRPL, encoded by the exons atgg aggccttccttcacctcacaagggtgttgaggaggtgcctcttcggctcgtcttcgccgcagtccgccgcagaggaacctcgtcgccGTTCACCTGCccttccagctacatccctggacctgtccgctgatcgttcgcgatctcctactcctgccagacctgctgacctgccgtcgcccttcctaGCTGCCGACGCGCTGTGGGCACCCATGCATCCTGTGATCAAGCAGgccacggtcccttcggggcaaaagggacttgctcacattgtggcaaagtcccttaagcaccaggtatcacctgcgcgccaacattctcctgcgcatCAGTGCGCTATTGCGCACAAGCTCTCTACAGTTGCTGTCCCGGAGACAACGCACCAGCGAGCACCTGTTTCTGAGACTTTGCGCAAGTGCTCACCTGTGCGCCGTCGATCCTCTGtgccccagcgctctcctgctcgccagcacgccaCTGCGCGCCcgtatcctgatgcgcgccatacgcgcccacaatctcctgcgcgccctagatctcctacgcgccaacgttcgcct ttgccgacgttagcagaggttgatcctctgtctatcgtcgacgttgttgtggcaggggcttctGACGAGTTATCTCAAACATCTGCtactgttgctgatgtagctgaaggcttagctcccccctctgaacatccttcgagggtggaactaagtccaacggtctctcctgcag aggtcttccttcacctcacaagggtgttgaggaggtgcctcttcggctcgtcttcgccgcagtccgccgcagaggaacctcgtcgccGTTCACCTTCCCTttcagctacatccctggacctgtccgccgatcgttcgcgatctcctactcctgccagacctgctgacctgccgtcgccctttCTAGCTGCCGACACGCTGTGGGCACCCATGCATCCTGTGATCAAGCAGgccacggtcccttcggggcaaaaggaacttgctcacattgtggcaaagtcccttaagcgccaggtatcaccTGCGAGCCAACATTTTCCTGCTCGTCAGTGGGCTATTGCTCGCAAGCTCTCTACAGTTGCTGTCCCGGAGACAATGCACCAGCGAGCACCTGTTCCTGAGActtcgcgccagcgctcacctgtgtgcCGTCGATCCCTTGTGCCCCAGcggtctcctgctcgccagcgcgccactgaGCGCCCGTATCctgatgcgtgccatgcgcgcccacaatctcctgcgcgccctagatctcctacgcgccagcgctcgcctacgtgCCAACGTTCGCccgtgcgcccacgatcttcagatctgagcgcaggagggaagatacctttttcccctgctcgccagcgatcttctacGCGCCAGCAGACACTGACACGCCATCAGACCCTTCCGGCTCGCCAgcattctcctacgcgccatcgcgtgcAGTCACCAACCCGCGCACCGCCCGTTCGCCCATTGTAG